The following are from one region of the Actinomyces sp. oral taxon 897 genome:
- a CDS encoding NUDIX hydrolase — protein sequence MVTPDFILSLRAKIGHEQLWLPGVSLVVLDDADRALLGRRSDNGMWAVVSGIPEPGEQPGEAALRECVEETRVRPRILGVAQVRAEEPFAFANGDRAVFMDICFVARADASQVAAAGVGDEESTAVGWFALDRLPEPLTRTTRRRLAAARDWLGDGVTRFD from the coding sequence ATGGTGACACCTGACTTCATCCTGTCCCTGCGTGCCAAGATCGGTCACGAGCAGTTGTGGCTGCCGGGGGTCAGCCTCGTGGTCCTGGACGACGCCGACCGGGCGCTCCTGGGGCGCCGCAGCGACAACGGGATGTGGGCCGTGGTCTCGGGCATCCCTGAGCCGGGGGAGCAGCCGGGGGAGGCGGCCCTGCGCGAGTGCGTCGAGGAGACCCGGGTGCGCCCCAGGATCCTGGGTGTGGCCCAGGTCCGTGCCGAGGAGCCCTTCGCCTTTGCCAACGGGGACCGGGCTGTCTTTATGGACATCTGCTTCGTGGCGCGGGCTGACGCCAGCCAGGTGGCCGCCGCGGGCGTGGGGGATGAGGAGTCCACCGCCGTGGGCTGGTTCGCCCTGGACCGCCTGCCCGAGCCCCTGACCCGCACCACCCGGCGGCGCCTGGCCGCGGCCCGGGACTGGCTCGGTGACGGGGTGACGCGGTTCGACTGA
- a CDS encoding metal ABC transporter substrate-binding protein — MLISRRSALVSATVLAGAALAACATDKTSSEKGTAGSTGSTGLTIVATTGYLGDAARNIAPDATVTVLVGPGGDPHTQELTTKDTQAIEQADVVLWTSHDMEHKMMGQLEKLGDKQVAAAEAIPEDMLLPWEEDGKIEGHDPHVWNSPDNWKYVVTACAEKIAQIDPDNAATYKANGEAYNAKIDQAKAEAQTKFDTIPQERRVLVTGHDAFNYLGKTYNIEIHATDFVSSESEISATQIEELATLIADKKVPTIFQDNLKNPEAINHLKEAVVAKGWSVEVSDKPLYADSLGEQAPVDTYLGVFAYNADTIVAALATK; from the coding sequence GTGCTTATCTCCCGCCGTTCTGCCCTCGTCTCGGCCACCGTCCTGGCCGGGGCCGCCCTCGCCGCCTGCGCCACGGACAAGACCAGCTCCGAGAAGGGGACCGCCGGCTCCACCGGCTCCACCGGCCTGACGATCGTGGCCACCACCGGCTACCTCGGGGACGCCGCGAGGAACATCGCCCCCGACGCCACCGTCACCGTGCTCGTCGGTCCCGGAGGGGACCCCCACACCCAGGAGCTGACCACCAAGGACACCCAGGCCATTGAGCAGGCCGACGTCGTGCTGTGGACCAGCCACGACATGGAGCACAAGATGATGGGCCAGCTCGAGAAGCTCGGCGACAAGCAGGTCGCCGCCGCCGAGGCCATCCCCGAGGACATGCTCCTGCCCTGGGAGGAGGACGGCAAGATCGAGGGGCACGACCCGCACGTGTGGAACTCCCCCGACAACTGGAAGTACGTCGTCACCGCCTGCGCGGAGAAGATCGCCCAGATCGACCCGGACAACGCCGCTACCTACAAGGCCAACGGCGAGGCCTACAACGCCAAGATCGACCAGGCCAAGGCCGAGGCCCAGACCAAGTTCGACACCATCCCCCAGGAGCGGCGCGTCCTGGTCACCGGCCACGACGCCTTCAACTACCTGGGCAAGACCTACAACATCGAGATCCACGCCACCGACTTCGTCTCCTCCGAGTCCGAGATCTCCGCCACCCAGATCGAGGAGCTCGCCACGCTTATCGCGGACAAGAAGGTTCCCACCATTTTCCAGGACAACCTGAAGAACCCTGAGGCCATTAACCACCTCAAGGAGGCTGTGGTCGCCAAGGGCTGGAGCGTTGAGGTCTCCGACAAGCCGCTCTACGCCGACTCCCTGGGCGAGCAGGCTCCCGTAGACACCTACCTGGGTGTCTTCGCCTACAACGCCGACACCATCGTGGCCGCCCTGGCCACAAAGTGA
- a CDS encoding ABC transporter ATP-binding protein: MEPLAVPRASQPRQTRPNSPAPVIDVRGLVKIFGRGASATRALNGLDLSVAPGEVAGFLGPNGAGKSTTLRILLGMIRADGGRARLFGADPWDDAVTLHERLAYVPGDVALWPSLTGSQTLEALASLRRRPGAQGKEVARRRATLIERFDLDPSKKVRAYSKGNRQKVALIAALSEPVDLLVLDEPTSGLDPLMEEIFRQCVVEATEQGTTVLLSSHILSEVETLCDTVTIIRAGRTVEHGSLHHIRSLLRTRVHAVVEHDPHALTTLAGVHDLTSSPLGARNKGRDGDAHRDVWKVDLSLDPACSPQVMSALTALSVRSLTATPPSLEELFLRHYEEDLSEPEATPGRREGARPDTAALRDGGPGATRPKGSTVHATRRAGAQDAVDPATSTEAES, encoded by the coding sequence ATGGAACCCCTTGCGGTACCGCGGGCCAGCCAGCCCAGGCAGACCCGTCCCAACAGCCCTGCCCCCGTCATCGACGTCAGGGGCCTGGTCAAGATCTTCGGCCGGGGCGCCAGCGCCACCCGCGCCCTGAACGGCCTGGACCTGAGCGTCGCCCCCGGTGAGGTGGCGGGCTTCCTCGGCCCCAACGGCGCGGGCAAGTCCACCACCCTGCGCATCCTGCTGGGCATGATCCGCGCCGACGGCGGCCGGGCCCGCCTCTTCGGCGCCGACCCCTGGGACGACGCCGTCACCCTCCACGAGCGCCTGGCCTACGTGCCCGGCGACGTCGCCCTGTGGCCCTCTCTCACCGGGAGCCAGACCCTGGAGGCCCTCGCCTCGCTCCGACGGCGCCCCGGGGCCCAGGGCAAGGAGGTCGCCCGACGTCGCGCCACGCTCATTGAGCGTTTCGACCTGGACCCGAGCAAGAAGGTGCGCGCCTACTCCAAGGGCAACCGGCAGAAGGTCGCCCTTATCGCCGCCCTGAGCGAGCCGGTGGACCTCCTCGTCCTCGACGAGCCCACCTCCGGCCTGGACCCCCTCATGGAGGAGATCTTCCGCCAGTGCGTGGTCGAGGCCACAGAACAGGGCACCACCGTCCTGCTCTCCAGCCACATCCTGTCCGAGGTGGAGACCCTCTGCGACACCGTCACCATTATCCGTGCCGGACGCACCGTGGAGCACGGCTCCCTGCACCACATCCGTTCCCTGCTGCGCACCCGCGTCCACGCCGTCGTCGAGCACGACCCGCACGCCCTGACCACCCTGGCAGGTGTCCACGACCTGACCTCCAGCCCCCTTGGAGCCCGGAACAAGGGCAGGGACGGGGACGCCCACCGCGACGTCTGGAAGGTGGACCTGAGCCTGGACCCCGCCTGCAGCCCGCAGGTCATGAGCGCCCTGACCGCCCTGAGCGTACGCTCCCTGACCGCCACCCCGCCGAGCCTGGAGGAGCTCTTCCTGCGTCACTACGAGGAGGACCTGAGCGAGCCTGAGGCGACCCCGGGTCGCAGGGAGGGTGCCAGGCCCGACACCGCCGCCCTGAGAGACGGCGGGCCTGGTGCCACCAGGCCCAAGGGCAGCACCGTCCACGCCACCCGCAGGGCCGGTGCCCAGGACGCCGTCGACCCCGCCACCAGCACGGAGGCGGAGTCATGA
- the trxA gene encoding thioredoxin, whose translation MAAINITGEDFNKTVRGEGITLVDFWASWCGPCMRFKPVFEKAAEANPDITFAKVDTEAEQGLASALGISSIPTLMVFRDDVLVYREAGALPASALNSLIEQVRGLDMAEVKAKIAAEEAEEASRASSGLVRA comes from the coding sequence ATGGCCGCCATCAACATCACCGGCGAGGACTTCAACAAGACCGTCCGCGGCGAGGGCATCACCCTCGTGGACTTCTGGGCCTCCTGGTGCGGCCCCTGCATGCGCTTCAAGCCGGTCTTCGAGAAGGCCGCCGAGGCCAACCCGGACATCACCTTCGCCAAGGTGGACACCGAGGCCGAGCAGGGCCTGGCCAGCGCCCTGGGCATCTCCTCCATCCCGACCCTCATGGTCTTCCGCGACGACGTCCTGGTCTACCGGGAGGCCGGCGCCCTGCCCGCCTCGGCGCTGAACTCCCTCATTGAGCAGGTCCGCGGCCTGGACATGGCCGAGGTCAAGGCCAAGATCGCCGCCGAGGAGGCCGAGGAGGCCAGTAGGGCGAGCAGCGGGCTAGTCCGGGCCTGA
- the rlmB gene encoding 23S rRNA (guanosine(2251)-2'-O)-methyltransferase RlmB: MPGNDRPHGARRRPGSKKGPTKGSGGNRRQGLEGKGPTPRAEDRVGHPKARARARAEARAAQPTRARQLEKIRRRFGVPEGHEIVCGRNAVAEAARAGVPISRVFMAVSAESDDRLGAVVRRAVLVGAPVLETTRLDLEALTEGAAHQGVAIEIPAYEYTDADLLLERARALGHTPLLVALDQVTDPHNLGAVLRSAGAFGADGVIIPERRSAGVSATAWKVSAGAAARVRVARETNLVRTLERLKKEGCFVVGLDGGGETLVEELTLADAPLVVVTGAEGTGLSRLVRQTCDVIASIPIATRVESLNAAVATGIALYEVDRLRRAAQAGS; encoded by the coding sequence ATGCCAGGAAACGACCGCCCGCACGGTGCCCGACGCAGGCCCGGGAGCAAGAAGGGCCCTACCAAGGGCTCGGGAGGCAACCGTCGCCAGGGCCTGGAGGGCAAGGGCCCCACCCCGCGTGCCGAGGACCGCGTGGGTCACCCCAAGGCCCGGGCGAGGGCCCGCGCCGAGGCCCGTGCCGCCCAGCCCACACGGGCCAGGCAGCTGGAGAAGATCAGGCGCCGCTTCGGCGTGCCCGAGGGCCACGAGATCGTCTGCGGACGCAACGCCGTCGCCGAGGCCGCCCGCGCCGGTGTGCCCATCTCCCGGGTCTTTATGGCCGTGTCCGCCGAGTCCGACGACCGCCTGGGGGCGGTGGTGCGTCGCGCCGTCCTCGTGGGGGCCCCTGTCCTGGAGACCACCAGGCTGGACCTGGAGGCGCTGACCGAGGGCGCCGCCCACCAGGGCGTGGCCATTGAGATCCCCGCCTACGAGTACACCGACGCCGACCTGCTGCTGGAGCGTGCCCGGGCCCTGGGGCACACCCCGCTGCTCGTGGCCCTGGACCAGGTCACCGACCCCCACAACCTGGGGGCCGTGCTGCGCAGCGCCGGGGCCTTCGGGGCCGACGGCGTCATTATCCCCGAGCGGCGCAGCGCCGGGGTGAGCGCGACGGCGTGGAAGGTCTCCGCCGGGGCCGCCGCCCGCGTGCGCGTGGCCCGTGAGACCAACCTGGTACGCACCCTGGAGCGTCTCAAGAAGGAGGGCTGCTTCGTGGTCGGGCTCGACGGCGGGGGTGAGACCCTCGTGGAGGAGCTCACCCTGGCCGACGCCCCGCTGGTGGTGGTCACCGGGGCGGAGGGGACGGGCCTGTCCCGCCTGGTGCGTCAGACCTGCGACGTCATTGCCTCCATCCCCATTGCGACCAGGGTGGAGTCCCTCAACGCGGCCGTGGCCACGGGTATCGCCCTGTACGAGGTGGACCGCCTGCGCCGGGCCGCGCAGGCCGGAAGCTAG
- a CDS encoding uracil-xanthine permease family protein: MPAPTTPSRSRSRGWRLHGDGRSIAPGEVVAPGERLTWPRTIGIGVQHVVAMFGATFLVPLLTGFDPATTLFFTGLGTLLFLGVTSGRLPSYLGSSFALIAPIGAVTGYVSGGGGTLDAAKASLAQGGIIAAGATLAAIGLVVTLVGASWIDRLMPPVVTGAIVSLIGFNLAPAAWTNVRSAPVTAVVTIVAILLITVLFKGIVGRLAILLGVLVGYVTAWVRGEIDFSAISHAGWVGVPTFRAPAFDVSLLGLFVPVVLVLVAENVGHVKSVSAMTGENLDDVTGRALLADGVSTVLAGSGGGSGTTTYAENIGVMAATRVYSTAAYVVAALAALGLSMLPKFGQVIATIPAGVLGGAATVLYGMIGMLGVRIWVQNRVDFSDPVNLNTAAVSMVVAVANYTLVWGRMSFEGIALGSGAAIVVYHVMRWISRLRGTILEQASPASAPAGTELEGQAYATRRKAVTE; the protein is encoded by the coding sequence GTGCCTGCACCTACCACGCCGTCCAGGAGCCGATCTCGGGGGTGGCGTCTTCACGGCGACGGCCGTTCCATCGCCCCCGGGGAGGTCGTGGCCCCTGGCGAGCGCCTGACCTGGCCGCGCACGATCGGTATCGGCGTCCAGCACGTGGTCGCCATGTTCGGCGCGACCTTCCTGGTGCCGCTGCTGACCGGCTTCGACCCGGCCACCACCCTGTTCTTCACGGGCCTGGGCACCCTGCTGTTCCTGGGGGTCACCTCCGGGCGTCTGCCCTCCTACCTGGGCAGCTCCTTCGCGCTCATCGCCCCTATTGGCGCGGTGACCGGCTACGTGTCCGGGGGCGGCGGCACCCTGGACGCGGCCAAGGCGTCCCTGGCCCAGGGCGGGATTATCGCCGCGGGCGCCACCCTGGCGGCTATCGGCCTGGTGGTGACCCTGGTGGGTGCCAGCTGGATCGACCGGCTCATGCCCCCGGTGGTCACCGGCGCCATTGTGTCCCTTATCGGCTTCAACCTGGCTCCGGCCGCCTGGACCAATGTCAGGAGCGCGCCGGTGACGGCGGTCGTCACTATTGTGGCGATCCTGCTCATTACGGTGCTGTTCAAGGGGATTGTGGGGCGCCTGGCCATTCTGCTGGGTGTCCTGGTGGGCTACGTGACCGCCTGGGTGCGCGGTGAGATTGACTTCTCCGCCATCTCCCACGCCGGGTGGGTGGGTGTCCCGACCTTTAGGGCCCCCGCCTTTGACGTGAGCCTGCTGGGGCTGTTCGTGCCGGTGGTCCTGGTGCTCGTCGCCGAGAACGTGGGGCACGTGAAGTCCGTGTCGGCCATGACCGGGGAGAACCTCGACGACGTCACCGGCCGCGCCCTCCTGGCCGACGGCGTGTCCACCGTCCTGGCGGGTTCCGGGGGCGGCTCGGGCACCACGACCTACGCGGAGAACATCGGGGTCATGGCGGCTACCCGCGTCTACTCCACGGCCGCCTACGTGGTGGCCGCCCTGGCCGCCCTGGGCCTGTCCATGCTGCCCAAGTTCGGGCAGGTCATTGCCACTATCCCGGCGGGGGTACTGGGCGGGGCCGCCACGGTCCTGTACGGCATGATCGGCATGCTGGGTGTGCGTATCTGGGTGCAGAACCGGGTGGACTTCTCCGACCCGGTCAACCTCAATACCGCTGCCGTGTCCATGGTGGTGGCGGTCGCCAACTACACCCTGGTGTGGGGGCGGATGAGCTTTGAGGGGATCGCCCTGGGCAGCGGCGCGGCGATTGTGGTCTACCACGTCATGCGCTGGATCTCCCGCCTGCGGGGCACCATCCTGGAGCAGGCCTCCCCGGCCTCCGCGCCCGCGGGGACCGAGCTGGAGGGGCAGGCCTACGCCACGCGGCGCAAGGCGGTCACCGAGTAG
- a CDS encoding TetR/AcrR family transcriptional regulator encodes MHSTPLPRDSDLTTAARIRNAAIARFAHDGFGVSLRAIAADAGVTAGLITHHFGSKDGLRRACDAEVLRLTEEVKRSSAYFGGPTDLMTQMSQVEEYVPATAYAMRSLMEGGGLATALMDLFVGDTVSYMSDAVKAGAVTPSHDEEARARYLLYAGFGAILLFLRYEASEPGDIESAIREFMERYGPVTAELYSRPLFTDPGLYTDYVQATSADPDAAIPPTGDTRAGPDVPAPGPSHDPHSFPSDLP; translated from the coding sequence GTGCATTCAACGCCGCTACCCCGGGACTCCGACCTCACGACCGCCGCCCGCATCCGCAACGCCGCCATCGCGCGGTTCGCCCACGACGGCTTCGGGGTGAGCCTGCGCGCCATCGCGGCCGACGCCGGGGTGACGGCCGGGCTCATCACCCACCACTTCGGCTCCAAGGACGGCCTGCGCCGAGCCTGCGACGCCGAGGTGCTGCGCCTGACCGAGGAGGTCAAGCGCTCCTCGGCCTACTTCGGCGGGCCCACGGACCTCATGACCCAGATGTCGCAGGTCGAGGAGTACGTCCCGGCCACGGCCTACGCCATGCGCTCCCTCATGGAGGGCGGCGGGCTCGCCACGGCCCTAATGGACCTCTTCGTGGGGGACACCGTCTCCTACATGTCCGACGCCGTGAAGGCGGGCGCCGTGACGCCCTCCCACGACGAGGAGGCCCGCGCCCGGTACCTGCTCTATGCCGGGTTCGGCGCAATCCTGCTCTTCCTGCGCTACGAGGCCTCCGAGCCCGGCGACATCGAGTCGGCCATCCGGGAGTTCATGGAACGCTACGGCCCCGTCACCGCCGAGCTCTACTCCCGCCCCCTGTTCACCGACCCCGGGCTCTACACCGACTACGTCCAGGCCACGTCAGCCGACCCCGACGCCGCGATCCCTCCCACCGGAGACACCAGGGCCGGCCCCGACGTCCCCGCCCCCGGCCCGTCGCACGACCCCCACTCCTTCCCGTCCGACCTTCCTTAA
- a CDS encoding PspC domain-containing protein, which yields MTQQYPGGPSLSERTESWRMNLPRRSRRRLLAGVCGGLAQSWDMSPTLVRLGYLALSLLPGPMWVAYAAAWILMPDADE from the coding sequence ATGACACAGCAGTACCCCGGCGGCCCGTCCCTCTCCGAGCGCACCGAGTCCTGGCGCATGAACCTCCCGCGCCGCTCCCGCAGGCGTCTCCTGGCCGGCGTGTGCGGCGGACTGGCGCAGTCGTGGGACATGAGCCCCACCCTCGTGCGCCTGGGCTACCTGGCCCTGTCCCTGCTCCCGGGGCCCATGTGGGTGGCCTACGCCGCAGCCTGGATCCTCATGCCCGACGCCGACGAGTAG
- the ispF gene encoding 2-C-methyl-D-erythritol 2,4-cyclodiphosphate synthase, protein MSEPIITLSDPSAVPDDARTGPAAADGPVVLPRTGIGTDVHAFAAPDSGTPLRLACLEWPGEVGLSGHSDGDVVAHACADALFSAAGLGDLGSNFGTSEPAWRGAAGAVLLAEAARRVREAGFEIGNVAVQLVGERPRVSGRAAEAGAALSRAVGAPVSFSATTTDHLGFLGRGEGLLAVATALVYPG, encoded by the coding sequence ATGAGTGAGCCCATTATCACACTGTCTGACCCCTCCGCCGTGCCCGACGACGCCCGGACGGGCCCGGCTGCGGCCGACGGCCCGGTCGTCCTGCCGCGCACGGGCATCGGGACGGACGTCCACGCCTTCGCCGCGCCGGACTCGGGGACACCCCTGCGCCTAGCGTGCCTCGAGTGGCCCGGTGAGGTGGGGCTGTCGGGGCACTCCGACGGCGACGTGGTGGCCCACGCCTGCGCCGACGCCCTCTTCTCAGCCGCCGGGCTGGGGGACCTGGGGAGCAACTTCGGCACCTCCGAGCCCGCCTGGAGGGGGGCTGCCGGAGCGGTCCTCCTGGCCGAGGCGGCACGACGGGTGCGCGAGGCCGGCTTTGAGATCGGCAATGTCGCGGTCCAGCTCGTGGGCGAGCGGCCCCGGGTGTCCGGCCGCGCCGCCGAGGCCGGTGCGGCCCTGAGCCGGGCGGTGGGCGCCCCGGTGTCCTTCTCCGCCACCACCACCGACCACCTCGGGTTCCTGGGGCGCGGGGAGGGGCTCCTGGCGGTCGCCACCGCCCTGGTCTACCCGGGATAG
- the cysS gene encoding cysteine--tRNA ligase, translated as MPSLRLYDSAARAVVPLAPTVTPGTVTIYLCGATVQGSPHIGHMRSAIAFDVLRRWLERCGQEVRLIRNVTDIDDKILARSAAAEPPVPWWAWAQRHEREFDAAYRALGVAPPTYEPRATGHVPEMIDLVRRLLDAGHAYIGERGNVYFSVASLPDYGSLTNQRLEDLATTEDESQIDDDVEADKRDPRDFALWKTAKPTEPADAAWDSPWGRGRPGWHLECSAMSRRYLGDEFDIHGGGIDLRFPHHENEQAQSHGAGWGFARHWVHNAWVTVKGEKMSKSLGNSLIVAELLRTYDAAVLRLALGTVHHRSTVEFSEETLADASALWRRLSSAVVRALDYDGTHAVDVPAAALRERPLPGAFTAAMDEDLGLAGAMAEVHAALKRLNTAFTPGDDAARPLTRDELEALGTQRTEVTTVGDLVRERALDLRSMLDVLGLDPLSAPWRDTVLGPGSRQGQDAALKALGQLVQHDLDERAQARAAKDWARADALRSRLAAAGVVVEDSPAGARWHLA; from the coding sequence ATGCCGTCCCTGCGCCTGTACGACTCGGCCGCCCGCGCCGTCGTCCCCCTGGCGCCCACCGTCACGCCCGGAACGGTCACGATCTACCTGTGTGGTGCCACCGTCCAGGGCTCCCCGCACATTGGGCACATGCGCAGCGCCATCGCCTTTGACGTGCTGCGCCGCTGGCTGGAGCGCTGCGGCCAGGAGGTGCGCCTCATCCGCAACGTCACCGACATTGACGACAAGATCCTGGCCAGGTCCGCGGCGGCCGAGCCCCCCGTGCCCTGGTGGGCCTGGGCCCAGCGCCACGAGCGCGAGTTCGACGCCGCCTACCGGGCGCTCGGCGTGGCCCCGCCCACCTACGAGCCGCGCGCCACCGGGCACGTCCCGGAGATGATCGACCTGGTGCGGCGCCTGCTCGACGCCGGCCACGCCTACATCGGCGAGCGCGGCAACGTCTACTTCTCGGTGGCCTCCCTGCCCGACTACGGCTCGCTGACCAACCAGCGCCTGGAGGACCTGGCCACCACCGAGGACGAGTCCCAGATAGACGACGACGTCGAGGCCGACAAGCGGGACCCGCGCGACTTCGCCCTGTGGAAGACCGCCAAGCCCACCGAGCCGGCCGACGCCGCCTGGGACTCCCCCTGGGGGCGGGGCCGGCCCGGCTGGCACCTGGAGTGCTCGGCCATGTCCCGCCGCTACCTGGGTGACGAGTTCGACATCCACGGCGGGGGCATCGACCTGCGTTTCCCCCACCACGAGAACGAGCAGGCCCAGTCTCACGGCGCCGGCTGGGGGTTCGCCCGCCACTGGGTCCACAACGCCTGGGTGACCGTCAAGGGCGAGAAGATGAGCAAGTCGCTGGGCAACTCCCTGATCGTGGCTGAGCTGCTGAGGACCTACGACGCCGCCGTGCTGCGCCTGGCCCTGGGCACCGTCCACCACCGCTCCACCGTGGAGTTCTCCGAGGAGACCCTCGCCGACGCCTCGGCCCTGTGGAGGCGCCTGTCCTCGGCGGTCGTGCGGGCCCTGGACTACGACGGCACGCATGCTGTTGACGTCCCGGCCGCCGCCCTGCGCGAGCGCCCGCTGCCAGGGGCCTTTACCGCGGCCATGGACGAGGACCTGGGCCTCGCCGGGGCCATGGCGGAGGTCCACGCCGCCCTCAAGCGGCTCAACACGGCCTTCACCCCGGGGGACGACGCGGCCAGGCCCCTGACCAGGGACGAGCTGGAGGCTCTGGGCACGCAGCGCACGGAGGTCACCACCGTGGGCGACCTGGTGCGTGAGCGGGCCCTGGACCTGCGCTCCATGCTCGACGTCCTGGGCCTGGACCCCCTGTCCGCCCCCTGGCGCGACACCGTCCTGGGCCCGGGCTCCCGGCAGGGGCAGGACGCCGCGCTCAAGGCCCTGGGCCAGCTCGTCCAGCACGACCTGGACGAGCGTGCCCAGGCTCGTGCCGCCAAGGACTGGGCCCGGGCCGACGCCCTGCGCAGCAGGCTCGCGGCTGCTGGCGTCGTGGTGGAGGACTCGCCCGCCGGGGCCCGCTGGCACCTGGCCTGA
- a CDS encoding methyltransferase domain-containing protein: MGRPPRPTAGRARSAPSRRAPSRTACSLHDAGACRSCPDLARPLPEQLAAKQAQVAGLLADGPAPVARDTWLPPAGSAPTGFRNKAKMAVSGSVSAPVLGLADRFGGSLDLRGCPLHVDAIQESLPVLGQLVTGLGLEPYHIAADRGELKYLLLTASPTGALMVRWVLRSHRHVGTLRRALSRIRRALPQLEVMSANIQPVRQAVLEGEEEILLGLAEGMSDRLQMDLLLPAQDVPGRPEGRKAEETVLPLLLPTRSFFQTNTAVAEELYATARQWAAQWASRRRADAGWADAGRAGAGWAGGRTGAGRAGASSERGAVPLRLWDLFCGVGGFALALASHPALHGAQVRGVELSASAIHGAQASARLMGLDPRRVWFEAGDARVLDPRSGSVPDLLVVNPPRRGIGPDLAQRIEASGVGRVLYSSCNPSSLVSDLAAMPSLRVRQARLFDMFPHTGHAEVLVELGRSGSGGGRAGRSRGLRAGQPEG; encoded by the coding sequence ATGGGACGCCCACCACGCCCGACGGCGGGCCGTGCCCGCTCGGCCCCCTCTCGACGGGCGCCTTCACGGACGGCCTGCTCCCTGCACGACGCCGGGGCGTGCCGCTCCTGCCCGGACCTGGCGCGTCCCCTCCCCGAGCAGCTGGCCGCCAAGCAGGCGCAGGTGGCCGGCCTCCTGGCCGACGGGCCCGCCCCGGTCGCTCGTGACACCTGGCTCCCGCCAGCTGGCAGCGCCCCGACCGGTTTCCGCAACAAGGCCAAGATGGCGGTCTCCGGGAGCGTGTCCGCCCCCGTCCTGGGGCTGGCCGACCGCTTCGGGGGCAGTCTGGACCTGCGCGGCTGCCCGCTCCACGTGGACGCGATCCAGGAGTCGCTGCCGGTCCTGGGCCAGCTCGTTACCGGGCTCGGCCTGGAGCCCTACCACATTGCGGCCGACCGGGGGGAGCTGAAGTACCTCCTCCTGACCGCCTCGCCGACGGGGGCGCTCATGGTCCGCTGGGTCCTGCGCTCCCATCGGCACGTGGGGACGCTGCGTCGGGCGCTGTCGCGGATCCGCCGGGCCCTGCCGCAGCTTGAGGTCATGAGCGCCAATATCCAGCCGGTCCGCCAGGCCGTGCTGGAGGGTGAGGAGGAGATCCTCCTGGGGCTGGCGGAGGGGATGTCCGACCGCCTCCAGATGGACCTGCTCCTACCGGCGCAGGACGTTCCCGGACGGCCGGAGGGCAGGAAGGCAGAGGAGACGGTGCTGCCCCTGCTGCTGCCCACCCGCTCCTTCTTCCAGACGAACACCGCCGTGGCCGAGGAGCTCTACGCCACCGCCCGTCAGTGGGCGGCCCAGTGGGCATCGAGGCGGCGGGCCGACGCCGGGTGGGCCGACGCCGGACGGGCTGGTGCCGGGTGGGCCGGTGGGCGAACCGGTGCCGGGCGGGCTGGTGCCAGCAGCGAGCGGGGCGCCGTCCCCCTGCGCCTGTGGGACCTCTTCTGCGGAGTCGGCGGTTTCGCCCTGGCGCTGGCCTCGCACCCGGCCCTGCACGGCGCGCAGGTACGCGGCGTGGAGCTCTCGGCGTCGGCCATCCACGGGGCCCAGGCCTCCGCCCGCCTCATGGGCCTGGACCCGCGACGGGTGTGGTTCGAGGCCGGTGACGCCCGGGTCCTGGACCCGAGGTCCGGGAGCGTGCCGGACCTGCTCGTGGTCAACCCTCCCCGGCGCGGGATCGGGCCCGACCTGGCGCAGCGTATCGAGGCCAGCGGGGTGGGGCGGGTCCTCTACTCCTCCTGCAACCCGTCCTCCCTGGTCAGCGACCTGGCGGCCATGCCCTCGCTGCGGGTGAGACAGGCACGGTTGTTCGACATGTTCCCCCACACCGGCCACGCCGAGGTCCTGGTCGAGCTGGGCCGGTCCGGGAGCGGTGGTGGCCGCGCCGGGCGGTCCCGTGGCCTGAGAGCCGGGCAGCCTGAGGGCTAA
- a CDS encoding Dps family protein — MSKKYTAPVLPTFTAGPELVADLQRALTDITALSLVGKQIHWNVVGAGFRDLHLNLDEVVDIAREGSDELAERLRAVNAVPDGRPATVSAQTTLPEAPAELVLVPDAVDYIVSAINAVVTTLRNIHDAVDEADPSSSGILEDYTSRLEQQAWFLASQNYRAV; from the coding sequence ATGAGCAAGAAGTACACCGCCCCGGTCCTGCCGACCTTCACCGCCGGCCCCGAGCTGGTCGCCGACCTGCAGCGCGCGCTGACGGACATTACCGCCCTGTCCCTGGTGGGCAAGCAGATCCACTGGAACGTCGTCGGCGCCGGCTTCCGCGACCTGCACCTCAACCTCGACGAGGTCGTGGACATCGCCCGCGAGGGCTCCGACGAGCTGGCCGAGCGCCTGCGCGCCGTCAACGCCGTCCCCGACGGCCGTCCCGCCACCGTGTCCGCGCAGACCACGCTCCCCGAGGCCCCCGCCGAGCTGGTCCTGGTGCCCGACGCCGTGGACTACATTGTCTCCGCCATCAACGCCGTCGTGACCACCCTGCGCAACATCCACGACGCCGTGGACGAGGCCGACCCCTCCTCCTCCGGCATCCTGGAGGACTACACCAGCCGCCTGGAGCAGCAGGCCTGGTTCCTGGCCTCCCAGAACTACCGCGCCGTCTGA